In Symphalangus syndactylus isolate Jambi chromosome 14, NHGRI_mSymSyn1-v2.1_pri, whole genome shotgun sequence, one DNA window encodes the following:
- the NAT8 gene encoding N-acetyltransferase 8 — translation MAPYHIRKYQESDRQWVVGLLSRGMAEHIPATFRQLLKLPRSLLLLLGGPLALLLVSGSWLLALVFSLSLLPALWFLAKKPWTEFVDMTLRTDMSDITKSYLSERGSCFWVAESEEKVVGMVGALPVDDPTLREKRLQLFHLFVDSEHRRQGIAKALARTVLQFARDQGYSEVVLDTSTIQLSAMALYQSMGFKKTGQSFFCVWARLVALPTVHFIYRLPSSKVGSL, via the coding sequence ATGGCTCCTTATCACATCCGCAAATACCAGGAGAGCGACCGCCAGTGGGTCGTGGGCTTGCTCTCCCGGGGGATGGCCGAGCACATCCCAGCCACCTTCCGGCAATTGCTGAAGCTGCCTCGAAGCCTCCTACTCTTACTTGGGGGGCCCCTCGCCCTACTCCTGGTCTCTGGCTCCTGGCTTCTGGCCCTTGtgttcagcctcagcctcctccctgccCTGTGGTTCCTTGCCAAAAAACCCTGGACGGAGTTTGTAGACATGACATTGCGCACAGACATGTCTGACATCACCAAATCCTACCTGAGTGAGCGTGGCTCCTGCTTCTGGGTGGCTGAGTCTGAAGAGAAGGTGGTGGGCATGGTAGGAGCTCTGCCTGTTGATGATCCCACCTTGAGGGAGAAGCGGTTGCAGCTGTTTCATCTCTTTGTAGACAGTGAGCACCGTCGTCAGGGGATAGCAAAAGCCCTGGCCAGGACTGTCCTCCAGTTTGCCCGGGACCAGGGCTACAGTGAAGTTGTCCTGGACACCAGCACCATCCAGCTCTCTGCCATGGCCCTCTACCAGAGCATGGGCTTCAAGAAGACGGGCCAGTCCTTCTTCTGCGTGTGGGCCAGGCTAGTGGCTCTTCCTACAGTTCATTTCATCTACCGCCTCCCTTCTTCTAAGGTAGGGAGTCTGTGA